AGGAGCGATGGCGAGGGTCGACGCCTTCACGATCTTGCGACGGAAATTGGCCCGGAGATCGAACGCGATCACGACGCTCGTTACTCTGTGCACATCGGAAGGCGCCACCCCTCGACGAACTTCATCAGGCAACGCATTGCCCGACCGGGCATCGACTGGAACAGGACCTACGGTGGCTGGTGGCTATCGGACTGGTGCGTCGCGAGTCAGCATCCGGCAGCTGGGATGTCGGCGACCCCGCCGCGATCTATCGACTCTCCGGGCCCAGGCCCGCCCTAGCCAGGTCACTAGCGGAGCTCGCTGAAGGGTGCGACAAACTGGGCAGGTACGAAGAGCACCCGACCATCTGACGCCCCCCGTCGCAAGGATGGCAGTCGATCTCATAGCCGATCGTGGTTCACGGTTTGCATTCGTGCGATTACACTCGCCGAGTGGCCGACCTTGACGGGGAGGGGAGGGAGGTGCAGCGCCTTGAAACTGTCTACGACGCCGTCAGGCTGTGCGGGTACCGGTGGAGCCTGGAAATCCTGACCGTCCTGGATCGCCAGCGACAGATGCGATTCACCGACCTGCAGCAGACAATTCGACCGACACCCAGTTCAAAGTCCCTCATCGACGCACTGCGCCGACTGCAAGACCAGGGCTTGGTCGACCGTTCCACACGCGCCGACGCCAGCCCCTACCAGCTCACTGCCGCAGGGCAGCACCTCCTGCCACTCCTGCTGACCTTCATGGACCAGCTCCAGCAGTGGACACACACCTACCGCGATGGCGCCGGCCGGCGCGTCGACCGCGACACCGACGCGCGGTAACCCGGGGACGCGCCCAGGCCGACAGACTGATGACGAGCATCGCAGCAGCCGTCCTCGCCGCGAGCGCTGCGGCCGTCGTGGCGCAGGAGCGTCACTCCCATCACTGGTTCGACACCTCGCCATTCCGGCCAGGCCAACGCCTGATCCTCAATCCTTCCAGAAGCGGGAGGCGGTTCAGGACAAGCCGCGACAAGCTATGCCGCCCCCGGGTCCGAGTCCAGCTGGCACTCGGCGCGGGACTATGCAGGGATGTGGCGTTGGCGGCCGGGCCGTGGTGGCCGTTCGCGGACATCGCCGTCATGAGCGAACGGCCCACCCTCCTGCGCGTGAACGCGCTTGGCCAACTGCACGCCGACGATGAACCTACTGCTACCTGGCCCGACGGCAGCCTGATGTGGGCGCGGGATGGGGTGGCCATCGAGGCAAGCTGACCTCAACCGCAGCAGGCGACAGGTCTGACGGTGGGCGGCCTGCATGCGGGGTGTCGACATGGCGACGTAGCGGCAGTCGCGGCTCTCGCGGCGTCCTACAGTACGACTCTGAGGCTGGTAGCACACCTGATGCAGGGAGCGGCGGTGGCCAACGACCTGGTCGTCATGACCTGGAACGTGGAGAACCTGTTCCGCCCCGACGACACCGACACCGCGGCGGCTGAGACCTACGCCGCGAAGCTCACCTACCTCGCCGGGCTCATATCCGGCACCGGAGCCGACGTCGTCGCCCTCCAAGAGATCGGCTCCCCGGCAGCGGCCGAGGACCTCCGCGCGGCCCTCGGCGAGGCGTGGCAGGCGGTCGTGTCCGCGCACCCCGACGGCCGTGGCATCCGCGTCGCCGTCGTCGCCCGGCACCCCCTCACCGAGGAAGCGCAGATCACCGCCCTGCCGCAGGCCGGCCTCCCCGCCGTCCCCGACGTCGACGGCGGCAGCCTCACCCACCTGGGCCGCGGCGCCGTTCAAGTCCACGTCGACTGCGGCGGTCCCGGCCTGCGGCTACTCACCGCTCACCTCAAGAGCAAGTTGCTCACCTACCCGGGCGGGCGACGCTTCCCGCACAACGAAGACGAGCGCGCCCGGGGGGCCGGCTACGCTCTGCTGCGCCGCACCGCCGAAGCCGTCGCCCTGCGCGTCCACCTCAACGACGTCCTGGCCGACGCCGCCTTGAACGGACAGCCGGGCATGCCGACGATCCTGTGCGGGGATCTCAACGACGGGCCCGACGCCGTCACCACCGTCTTGCTCGAAGGACCCGCCGACGGGGACGTGCACCGACCTGACAAGGGTGACGCGGTCCGGATGTACAACCCCGGACGCCGCCTACCCCCGGCCCGCGCCTACTCCCGCATCTACCAAGGACGCGGAGAACTCATCGACCACATCCTCGCCACCCGCGACCTCCAGCTGCGCCTGGCCAGCATCGACTCCCTCGTCGACGACATCACCTCCATCGGCGCGTCCACCCGCAACCGCGAAGCCGCCATCGTTCCGGACCACGCCCCAGTCGTCGCTCGCTTCGCCGGTCGGTAGGCCGACCAGCGCCCTCTGGTCGCCCTTGGACCGAGCCACGCTCGACACACGGACGCAAAAGGATGCGGCAACGCGCCGACGCCGGTAACTCGGTGGCGTAGGCCCATCGGCGGTGGCGTATTCGGTGATCTCGGTCAGCCACAGCCGGTTCGCCGCCTCGGCGGTGAACACCTTCTTGACGGTGAGCGGGTCGCAGGCCTGCCCGGTCGCTCCGACCAGGCCGACCCGGCTGCCCGGCGTCCAGCGCGATGCGCCGGTCTCCGGCCGGGCCGGTCAGCCAGGCGGGCGGGTCGGTGGCCAGGTCCACGCCGCCGACCGCCCGCGCTTCTCCATGCCGGTCAGCACTTCCGGCTCGGCGAGCCGGGCAACAGGGCGTTGAATCCCCGCCGCATCGGCGCGCTCATCCGACATGTCGGTCTGGTGGCTGCTTCGGCCGCCGCATGCCTGATTGGTGGTGATCCCGGTCACCTCCACCGTTCGGCCATTGTCGGTCGCGCATGGCGGGCGGCAGGGTCGGGGGTCGGCGTCGTCGCGCCAGGTCAGTCGTCCCAGCAGGTCAGGAGCGTTCGTTGCCCGCCCACCGGCGTCCCCGCCCACCCCGTTCGGCCGCGCTGCCCGTCGCGACCGGAGCCCTCGCCGCCCTGCTGGTCGGCGGAGCGGGTCTCGGCTTCGCGCTGATCGGAGACGCCGAGGCTGACTCCGGCGGTGCCGTGTCGGCGCGGGCCGCCGGCGCGCCGGACCTCCGGCCGGCACCGGCCACCCCCACGCCGGATCTCCCGGCGACGCCCAGTGGGGACGTCGTCTCCGGTCCGTCTCCCGCCGACGTCGCCCCACCGACCGTTCCGGTGGCCCAGACCGAGTCGCTGCGCCAGCCGACCGCCGACCCGGTGACTCCGCGCTCGGCGACCGGCGCCCCGGAGCCGACGGCCACGAGCCCGGCCACCAGGCCACC
The window above is part of the Micromonospora inositola genome. Proteins encoded here:
- a CDS encoding winged helix-turn-helix transcriptional regulator → MADLDGEGREVQRLETVYDAVRLCGYRWSLEILTVLDRQRQMRFTDLQQTIRPTPSSKSLIDALRRLQDQGLVDRSTRADASPYQLTAAGQHLLPLLLTFMDQLQQWTHTYRDGAGRRVDRDTDAR
- a CDS encoding DUF6745 domain-containing protein is translated as MTSIAAAVLAASAAAVVAQERHSHHWFDTSPFRPGQRLILNPSRSGRRFRTSRDKLCRPRVRVQLALGAGLCRDVALAAGPWWPFADIAVMSERPTLLRVNALGQLHADDEPTATWPDGSLMWARDGVAIEAS
- a CDS encoding endonuclease/exonuclease/phosphatase family protein, with the translated sequence MANDLVVMTWNVENLFRPDDTDTAAAETYAAKLTYLAGLISGTGADVVALQEIGSPAAAEDLRAALGEAWQAVVSAHPDGRGIRVAVVARHPLTEEAQITALPQAGLPAVPDVDGGSLTHLGRGAVQVHVDCGGPGLRLLTAHLKSKLLTYPGGRRFPHNEDERARGAGYALLRRTAEAVALRVHLNDVLADAALNGQPGMPTILCGDLNDGPDAVTTVLLEGPADGDVHRPDKGDAVRMYNPGRRLPPARAYSRIYQGRGELIDHILATRDLQLRLASIDSLVDDITSIGASTRNREAAIVPDHAPVVARFAGR